From one Candidatus Methylacidiphilales bacterium genomic stretch:
- the tuf gene encoding elongation factor Tu, which translates to MAKEVFKRDKPHVNIGTIGHVDHGKTTLTSAITVILSKKGLAEAKAYEQIDNAPEERERGITINTAHVEYQTEKRHYAHVDCPGHADYVKNMITGAAQMDGAILVVSAADGPMPQTREHILLARQVGVPALVVFLNKCDMVDDKDLLDLVELEVRELLTKYEFPGDSIPIVRGSATKALAAGDPSHPDAKCILDLMDAVDNYIPTPERPKDQPFLMPIEDVFNIEGRGTVATGRVERGVLKKMEEVEIVGLRPTQRTTVTDIEMFRKILDTAEAGDNVGLLLRGIKKEDIERGQVIAKVGSIKPHSKFRAQVYVLSKEEGGRHTPFFSGYRPQFYFRTTDVTGNIKLKEGVEMVMPGDNVEIEVELITPIALEKSIRFAIREGGRTVGAGRVTEILD; encoded by the coding sequence ATGGCAAAAGAAGTTTTTAAGCGCGATAAGCCGCACGTTAATATTGGCACGATCGGCCACGTTGACCACGGTAAAACTACATTAACTTCAGCAATCACTGTGATCCTTTCTAAGAAAGGATTGGCCGAGGCAAAGGCATATGAACAGATTGACAATGCTCCGGAGGAGAGAGAGCGAGGAATTACGATTAATACGGCACACGTTGAATACCAAACTGAAAAACGCCACTATGCTCACGTGGACTGCCCTGGGCATGCGGACTACGTTAAGAACATGATTACGGGTGCAGCTCAGATGGACGGCGCGATTTTGGTTGTGAGCGCCGCGGACGGTCCCATGCCACAGACTCGCGAACACATTCTTTTGGCCCGACAAGTCGGGGTGCCGGCACTTGTGGTGTTTTTGAATAAATGCGACATGGTGGATGATAAGGACTTGCTCGACCTTGTGGAGTTAGAGGTGCGCGAGCTGTTGACCAAGTATGAGTTTCCTGGGGATAGTATTCCGATTGTTCGGGGCAGTGCGACGAAGGCGCTTGCTGCGGGAGATCCTTCACATCCCGATGCTAAGTGCATTCTCGATTTGATGGATGCCGTGGATAACTACATACCAACGCCTGAACGTCCGAAAGATCAGCCTTTTCTGATGCCGATCGAGGACGTATTCAATATTGAGGGCCGCGGCACAGTGGCTACAGGGCGTGTTGAGCGCGGTGTGTTGAAAAAGATGGAAGAGGTCGAAATTGTCGGTCTACGTCCTACGCAGAGGACGACGGTGACGGATATTGAAATGTTCCGGAAGATTCTTGATACTGCTGAGGCTGGAGATAACGTAGGGTTGCTTTTGCGCGGTATCAAAAAAGAGGATATCGAGCGCGGACAGGTCATCGCTAAGGTAGGGTCGATCAAGCCGCACTCAAAATTTAGAGCCCAGGTATACGTTCTATCAAAAGAAGAAGGCGGGCGCCATACACCGTTTTTTAGCGGTTACCGTCCGCAGTTTTACTTTAGAACGACTGACGTTACGGGCAACATCAAACTCAAGGAGGGTGTGGAAATGGTCATGCCCGGTGATAATGTAGAGATCGAAGTTGAGTTAATCACTCCGATAGCTTTGGAGAAGTCGATACGTTTTGCAATTCGAGAAGGAGGTCGAACTGTAGGAGCAGGTCGCGTTACTGAGATTCTTGATTAA
- the secE gene encoding preprotein translocase subunit SecE, translating to MSESSLLKWGGPVFNTTTVVMLIALVVSLLIWRKVGTQIKAFLDQTRAELQKCTWPWDPSQKGLKKYKELIDSSVVVIVASIFLATFITSADFILVKVIGFITRMH from the coding sequence ATGAGTGAGTCGAGCTTACTAAAATGGGGAGGTCCAGTATTTAACACCACAACTGTGGTGATGCTGATTGCTTTGGTTGTCTCACTCTTGATTTGGCGTAAGGTTGGGACTCAGATAAAGGCTTTTTTGGATCAGACGCGAGCTGAGTTGCAAAAATGCACGTGGCCATGGGATCCTAGCCAGAAAGGGTTAAAGAAATATAAGGAGCTGATTGACTCATCTGTGGTTGTGATCGTAGCGTCAATATTTTTGGCGACATTTATTACATCAGCGGATTTTATTTTAGTTAAAGTCATAGGCTTCATCACACGAATGCATTAA